In the genome of Cryptomeria japonica chromosome 8, Sugi_1.0, whole genome shotgun sequence, one region contains:
- the LOC131046351 gene encoding galactan beta-1,4-galactosyltransferase GALS1 translates to MGSGKDKEKDSGGASGILPNCMETKVLMGTILVMGVMLITGQFLPFGGFGFGSRSCDKLAETFLQEGSSSVRAYSLDIRTTGLKKQALEPSNVTVISNVTAISNVTVNGGEAAKSEEKEEEKNVIEEEEEEKNVTKRVFRPYGNAAYLFIQMSAYRGGESTFAVVGLASKPIHVYGKPGFECEWIPKNSTLGPVKGKTYKMLPDWGYGRVYTVVVVNCSFEEPVGADGGGGQLILYANNGEDFEHPERIVALTEKENAYNASLFTAPPRYNYLYCGSSLYGNLSPQRMREWMAYHVKFFGPRSHFVFHDAGGVHEEVRKVLEPWIAAGRVTLQDIREQERFDGYYHNQFLIVNDCLHRYKFLANWTFYFDVDEFMYIPKGKSIESVVKQFDNYTQFTIEQYPMSNKLCLERDGSRPLYRDWGIEKLVFKDVKKGIRRDRKYAIQSRNAYATGVHMSENIIGKSQHQTVGKIRYYHYHGTISSRAEPCRQFVKPSMKDNITMVDGIPYTYDGTLKDIAGTIKKFELQQIGPLLTHTRQ, encoded by the exons ATGGGTAGCGGCAAGGATAAAGAGAAGGACAGTGGTGGAGCGTCTGGGATTTTGCCCAACTGTATGGAGACTAAAGTTTTGATGGGGACAATTTTAGTTATGGGAGTAATGCTCATCACGGGCCAGTTTTTGCCTTTTGGTGGGTTCGGATTTGGCAGTAGATCATGTGATAAACTGGCAGAGACCTTTCTGCAGGAAGGGTCCTCAAGCGTCAGGGCTTACAGTCTGGATATCAGAACCACAGGGCTCAAGAAGCAGGCTCTGGAGCCAAGTAATGTTACTGTAATCAGTAATGTTACTGCAATCAGTAATGTTACTGTTAATGGTGGTGAGGCTGCTAAATCTGAGGAGAAGGAGGAGGAAAAGAATGtgattgaggaggaggaggaggaaaagAATGTGACTAAGAGGGTATTTAGGCCTTATGGCAATGCTGCATACTTGTTTATCCAGATGAGTGCTTACAGAGGTGGTGAGAGTACTTTTGCTGTGGTTGGACTGGCATCTAAGCCAATTCATGTTTATGGGAAGCCTGGGTTTGAATGTGAATGGATCCCCAAGAATTCGACCCTGGGACCTGTGAAAGGGAAGACTTATAAGATGCTGCCTGATTGGGGCTATGGCAGGGTCTATACTGTAGTGGTGGTTAACTGCTCTTTTGAGGAGCCTGTGGGTGCTGATGGAGGAGGAGGGCAGCTCATTCTTTATGCCAACAATGGCGAGGATTTCGAGCACCCTGAGCGAATTGTGGCTCTCACAGAAAAAGAAAATGCTTATAATGCCAGTCTTTTCACTGCACCTCCCCGCTATAATTATCTTTACTGCGGGTCGTCTTTGTATGGAAATCTGAGCCCACAGAGAATGAGGGAGTGGATGGCTTATCATGTTAAATTCTTTGGGCCTCGATCCCACTTTGTTTTCCATGATGCTGGAGGTGTGCATGAGGAGGTTAGGAAAGTTCTGGAGCCATGGATTGCAGCTGGGCGTGTGACGTTGCAGGATATCAGAGAGCAGGAAAGGTTTGATGGGTATTACCATAACCAGTTCTTGATTGTTAATGATTGTTTGCACAGATACAAGTTCTTGGCAAATTGGACATTCTATTTTGATGTGGACGAGTTTATGTATATTCCGAAGGGGAAGAGTATAGAGTCCGTGGTTAAGCAGTTTGATAATTACACGCAGTTCACCATCGAGCAGTATCCCATGTCCAATAAGCTCTGCCTGGAGCGCGACGGTTCAAGGCCATTGTACAG AGACTGGGGCATAGAGAAGCTGGTATTCAAGGATGTGAAGAAGGGCATCAGAAGGGATAGGAAATATGCCATTCAATCCAGAAATGCCTATGCTACAGGGGTTCACATGTCAGAGAACATCATAGGCAAATCACAGCACCAGACTGTGGGCAAAATCCGTTATTACCATTATCATGGCACCATTTCTAGCAGAGCAGAGCCCTGCAGGCAGTTTGTGAAGCCCTCCATGAAAGACAACATCACAATGGTCGATGGAATTCCATATACATATGATGGTACTCTAAAAGACATTGCTGGAACCATCAAAAAGTTCGAGTTACAGCAAATCGGACCTCTGCTCACACATACTCGACAATGA